From the genome of Zalophus californianus isolate mZalCal1 chromosome 6, mZalCal1.pri.v2, whole genome shotgun sequence, one region includes:
- the TIMM9 gene encoding mitochondrial import inner membrane translocase subunit Tim9, whose protein sequence is MAAQIPESDQIKQFKEFLGTYNKLTETCFLDCVKDFTTREVKPEETTCSEHCLQKYLKMTQRISMRFQEYHIQQNEALAAKAGLLGQPR, encoded by the exons ATGGCTGCACAAATACCAGAATCTGATCAGATAAAACAG TTTAAGGAATTTCTTGGAACCTACAATAAACTTACAGAAACCTGCTTTTTGGATTGCGTTAAAGACTTCACAACAAGAGAAGTAAAACCTGAAGAG acCACCTGTTCCGAACATTgcttacagaaatatttaaaaatgacacaaagaataTCCATGAGATTTCAGGAATATCATATTCAGCAGAATGAAGCCCTGGCAGCCAAAGCAGGACTTCTTGGCCAACCACGATAG